The proteins below are encoded in one region of Campylobacter helveticus:
- the dnaN gene encoding DNA polymerase III subunit beta — MKININKNTLEAAILLCNAYVEKKDLSTITSHLLFEASEDKLIIKASDYEIGINYKIKKIRIENPGFATANAKSITDVIKNLNNEEIILETIDNFLFIRQKNTKYKLPMFNYEDFPVFPNTENKNKFDIDSSDLSRSLKKVLPSIDTNNPKYSLNGAYLDIKNDKINFVSSDSKRLAIYTLNKTNDNEFHISIPKKAIMEMQKLFYEKIEIYYDENMLIAKNENFEFFTKLINDKFPDYEKVIPLQFKQEFTLQTEDFIDSLKKISVVTESMKLHFTKNKIIFEGISLDNMEAKTELEKELEVENEFSLTIKIKYLLDFLNSIEENEFKIKINEPNLAFVVSSNELEVVIMPMII; from the coding sequence ATGAAAATCAACATTAACAAAAACACCCTAGAAGCCGCCATACTTTTATGTAATGCTTATGTAGAAAAAAAAGACCTAAGCACTATAACTTCACATCTACTATTTGAAGCAAGTGAAGACAAACTCATCATAAAAGCAAGTGATTATGAAATAGGTATTAATTATAAAATTAAAAAAATTCGCATCGAAAACCCGGGTTTTGCCACAGCAAATGCCAAAAGTATCACCGATGTCATCAAAAATTTGAATAATGAAGAAATCATACTTGAAACTATAGATAACTTTCTTTTCATTAGACAAAAAAATACAAAATACAAACTCCCTATGTTTAACTACGAAGATTTTCCAGTTTTCCCAAATACAGAAAATAAAAATAAATTTGACATTGATTCAAGTGATTTAAGTCGTTCTTTAAAAAAGGTTCTTCCAAGTATCGATACTAATAATCCAAAATACTCTTTAAATGGTGCTTACCTAGATATTAAAAACGACAAAATTAATTTTGTAAGTTCGGATTCAAAACGCCTTGCCATTTATACTTTGAATAAAACAAATGACAATGAATTTCACATCAGCATTCCTAAAAAAGCAATTATGGAAATGCAAAAACTCTTTTACGAAAAAATCGAAATTTATTACGATGAAAATATGCTTATTGCTAAAAACGAAAATTTCGAATTTTTTACTAAGCTAATCAACGACAAATTTCCAGACTATGAAAAGGTTATCCCTCTGCAATTTAAACAAGAATTTACATTGCAAACGGAAGATTTTATAGATTCGCTTAAAAAAATTAGCGTTGTAACGGAAAGTATGAAACTCCACTTCACAAAAAATAAAATCATTTTTGAGGGTATTAGCCTTGATAATATGGAAGCAAAAACTGAGCTTGAAAAAGAGCTTGAAGTTGAAAATGAATTTTCCCTTACAATCAAGATAAAGTATTTGCTTGATTTCTTAAATTCCATAGAAGAAAATGAATTTAAAATTAAAATTAATGAACCAAATTTAGCTTTTGTGGTGAGTTCAAATGAGCTTGAAGTCGTTATTATGCCTATGATTATCTAA